The segment TCTGGAAACCTTCGCGCTCCTCGTCGGTGAATCCGTGCTCGCCGACGTTGGTCTTCGGATTGGCCAGGTCGTCTTCGGTGTGGGCGACGTTCATGTCGCCGCAGACGATCACCGGCTTCCGCTGCTCGAGTTCCTGCATGTGGGCCAGCAGCGCCGGATCCCACTGGTTGAAGCGCAGGGGGAGACGGGTCAGGTCACGCTTGGCGTTGGGGACGTAGGTGCTCACGACGTAGAAATGCTCGAATTCGGCGCTGATGATCCGGCCCTCTTTCAGGGGGTCGCCGTAGGAGTCGTCGTGGAGCCCGTGCTTGGTCGAGATGTCCGCCGCCATGTCGTTCAAAACGGCGATCGGCTTGGGACGGGTGAAGATCGCGGTGCCGGAATAGCCGGCCTTCCCGGCCGAGTTCCAGTACTCCTCATACTCGGGCAGGTCGATCTCGGCCTGGCCCTGCTCGGCCTTGGTCTCCTGCAGGCAGAGGATATCCGGCCGGTGCTTAGTGACGAAAGGCCCGAAGTCGTTCTTGCGGATGACCGCCCGAATGCCGTTCACGTTCCAGGAATAGATCTTCATGTTCAGCCCTCCTGGATGTGTTCGTGGTGAGTACCGCTACGGGGATTCGAACC is part of the Thermoleophilia bacterium genome and harbors:
- the xth gene encoding exodeoxyribonuclease III, which encodes MKIYSWNVNGIRAVIRKNDFGPFVTKHRPDILCLQETKAEQGQAEIDLPEYEEYWNSAGKAGYSGTAIFTRPKPIAVLNDMAADISTKHGLHDDSYGDPLKEGRIISAEFEHFYVVSTYVPNAKRDLTRLPLRFNQWDPALLAHMQELEQRKPVIVCGDMNVAHTEDDLANPKTNVGEHGFTDEEREGFQNFLDAGFIDTFRLFNEGSGHYSWWSYMSKARKRNVGWRIDYFLASASLRDAIVGAEIHADIMGSDHCPVSVELDDSKLGK